The stretch of DNA TGGTAATTTATTATGTTATTACTGTTAAATCATGCCTCTACAGCTAGCAGAATATCATTGATTTATTAAAAAATTAGCCATTAACAAATAAAAGTTGTACCTTTGCAGCGCTTTTAAGCAGCTTAGATCTTAAGTTGTATTTTTAATTAGATAACGAATAGAAAATGGCCAATCAACCACTACGTAATATTGCTATTATTGCGCACGTAGACCATGGAAAGACTACTTTGGTAGACAAAATTTTGCACCAATGTCAACTTTTTAGAGAGAACGAAGAAGCTGGTGAATTAATTTTGGATAACAATGACCAAGAGCGTGAACGAGGTATCACGATTTTGGCCAAGAATGTATCGGTACAATATAAAGGTACCAAGATTAATATCATTGATACTCCTGGTCACGCCGATTTTGGTGGTGAGGTAGAGCGAGTATTGAATATGGCGGATGGTGTTTTGCTTTTGGTAGATGCGTTTGAAGGTGCAATGCCTCAAACCCGTTATGTATTATCCAAAGCTTTAGCATTAGGTAAAACTGTTGTGGTGGTGGTCAATAAAGTAGATAAAGACAATTGCCGTCCTGATGAAGTTCAAGAAGAGGTATTTGAGTTGATGTTTAACTTGGATGCAACAGAAGAACAATTAGAATTTAAAACAGTTTATGGCTCTGCCAAAATGGGATGGATGGGACCAGACTGGGAAACTCCTACCAACGATATTACGCATTTGCTAGATGTTGTGTTGGATGTAGTTCCTGCTCCAGAAGTAGTAGATGGGACGGTTCAGTTACAAATTACCAATATTGATTACTCTAAGTATATTGGTCGTATGGCAATGGGACGTGTTACTCGTGGTTCTCTAAAAGTAAATCAGCCTATTTCTTTAGTGCGTAGAGATGGTTCTATTGACAAAACTCGAATCAAAACATTGTATGTGTTTGATGGATTGGGCAAAAAAGAAACAGATAGCGTAGAATGTGGTGATTTGTGTACAGTTGCTGGTATGGAGAAATTTGATATTGGTGATACGATTGCCGATGCAGAAAATCCTGAAGGATTAGCACCTATTTCTATTGACGAACCAACAATGAGCATGTTATTTACCATCAATGATTCTCCATTTTTTGGAAAAGAAGGTAAATATGTAACTTCTCGTCACATTAGAGAGCGTTTGTTTAAGGAAACGGAGAAAAACTTGGCGTTGAAAATTGAAGAGACAGAATCTCCTGATGCTTATATGGTTTATGGGCGTGGTGTAATGCATTTGTCTGTTTTGATTGAAACAATGCGTCGTGAAGGCTATGAATTGCAAGTGGGTAAGCCACGTGTTATCATCAAAGAAATAGAGGGCAAAAAGCACGAGCCTGTTGAGTTGTTGTCTATTGATGTTCCTGAGAATTTTTCTGGTAAAGTGATTGAATTGGTATCTCAACGCAAAGGAGATATGACAATTATGGAGCCTAAAGGAGATTTGATGCACCTAGAATTTAATATTCCATCTCGTGGTATTATTGGTCTGAGAACAATGATCTTAAATGGTACGGCTGGTGAGGCGGTAATGACTCATCGTTTCTTAGATTATGAGCCTTGGAAAGGTGAGATCGAAGGGCGTAGCAAGGGGGCTTTTATCGCTATGGAAAATGGAACTTCTATTCCTTATTCTATGGATAAATTGCAAGATCGTGGTAAATTCTTTATCCCTACTGGGGTAGATGTTTATGAAGGTCAAGTAATTGGAGAGCATAGTCGTGAAAATGATTTGGTCATCAACATTACTAAAACTAAGAAATTGACCAATATGCGTTCTTCTGGAGCTGATGATAAGGTGAAGTTGCCTCCTCCAGTTGTTTTCTCTTTGGAGCAAGCAATGGAATATATTGGCGAAGATGAATACGTAGAGGTAACTCCTGAGAATATTCGTATGCGTAAAATATTCTTGAAGGAACATGACCGTAAAAGAATGGCTAAAAAAGACTAGTTATAACTAATGATTATTGCTGAGTAGATGGCAATAATAAGCTATAAAATAGGAAAGCTATCTAAGAAAATTCTTAGATGGCTTTTTTTTATTGTATTAATAAACAATCTATTATAAAATAATTGTATTCGTTTTTTGATCTTATGTTAAAATTGATAGAAGCCTTAAATTTTTACTCAAAATTAGTAACAAAAAAGACAGATCTAGCATAGACTACTTGTATGATTTTATTAAAATATTGTTTGCTGTTATCTTCTTTTAGTCTTGTGATAATTTCGGATTTTAGGTTTTGTTTAGAATAAATGACTTTAATGGAGAGAGAAAGTAAATTATTATATGTAAGTAATGGGGCAAAATTATTTATAGAATTTGCAGTAAAAGATTTTTGATATTAACAAGGCGAAAAACACAGTCATAGCCTTAGCTATGGCGAGTATTTTCAACACAGTTAAGATTAAAAAGATTGCTCGAATAAACTATCAATAATTTAGATTCATTACTTAATAACATTAAAAACTAAATAACACTTAAATACCATGAAACGTATAGGTCCCTCCTTCATTATCTTATTACTTATCTTTTTTATCTCCCCCTTTATTTCAATTGCTCAAGGTAACTTTCAATGGGAAGGTAGATGGGAAGTTGTTGCCAGTGAATATTCGTTTTGTAATATTCATGTGGTTACCAGCTTGATTGAAAACCAGAGCCAACCAACTGCTATTTTGGAGGGCTTAATTCAAGGGAAGCCTTTTCGCATCAAATGTAATGTAAAGGAACTTCCTCAACGAAACTCTATTGTTTTTTATGAAGCTGTAGCAATGGATCAAGAAGCACAATATGCTTCCAATCAGCCGTTAATTATACTTGCTCTAAATAAAGCAGGCAGACAAGTTACGGTTAATCCTATTTGGATGCAGTTGGATATTACAAAAGAGGAACAAAATAAAACGTGCACCATAAGAAAAGTTGCTATTCCTCGTTATAAAGGAACTTATACGGTTAACCAAGACGCTACCCAAATGGCATTAAAAATTGCTAAGGTTAAAAAAGCCAGTTTTGAGGCGACAATAAATTCTAATAATACAGCAAAAATCGCCTGTGCTTGTGAATTACAAGCTAGGCATCTAGCAGTCTGTTACCCTGATCATGAAAAAGGTGTTTTTTATTTAGATTTTAATGAGGAAGGGGTAAAGTTAATTCGAAATTATGATGAAAATATATACCAACCTAAAAAGCAAACAGAGGACAAAGAGTATTTAGTATTAAATACTACATTTAAAAAGTAACAGTTTAGAAATGAATAATTAAGCACTGTTACTTTGCTGTAAGATTAATTGGTAGTCGTTGATTAAAAAATCAACGACTTTTTTTATGAATGAAACTTAAAAAATGCTTTTTGAGGGCTAATAGGCTTCAAATTATAAGTTCACTTTGCTTCTATTTTTTACAAGATAGATGAATCACAACAGATTATACTGGCAAGGAAGGAGAACGAGTGAATTTTGTTCTCATCAAGTTGTTTTTTTTTCGATTTGCAACTCAAATAAGTCAACGATTTTCTGTTTTTCCTTCCTTTTGGCAAGAATGTGCTATAAAAGGCAAGAAGAGTACCTTTTTTGGCAAGAATGAACAAATAAATGGCGAGAATACACCCTTATTTAGTTATAAAATGTTAGACCTTTGTTATATCGAGATATTAAATAATAGAGGAGGAAAGATTAAAAGAATAATATTTAGTGAAGTGTATTACTTTAATATCAAAAAAAAAGAATCAAACAAATTTATAATATGAAATGTAAACCATTTTAAAATAAATTTGAACAAAATAAAATCGACGTATTCGTTCAGTTCCCGAACAATATACAAGAATAATGAAGTGTAGTGTAAATTTAGTTTTGTGATTATTGCCAGCTCTATTAGAGCTGGCATATCTATTTTAAGGGGGGAAGAATTGCAACAATTAGAAAGAACAAAAAATGCCTTAGGCTGTTTTATTCGTAAATAAAATTGTATATTTTTGACAGACCATTGATATACTATGACAAAAGACGATTACAATAAAATAGCGCCGAATTTCCCTACTCAACCAGGAGTTTATCGATTTATTGATAAGGATGATATTATCTTATATATAGGGAAAGCTAAGCATTTAAAGAAAAGAGTCTCTTCTTATTTTGG from Aureispira anguillae encodes:
- the typA gene encoding translational GTPase TypA — its product is MANQPLRNIAIIAHVDHGKTTLVDKILHQCQLFRENEEAGELILDNNDQERERGITILAKNVSVQYKGTKINIIDTPGHADFGGEVERVLNMADGVLLLVDAFEGAMPQTRYVLSKALALGKTVVVVVNKVDKDNCRPDEVQEEVFELMFNLDATEEQLEFKTVYGSAKMGWMGPDWETPTNDITHLLDVVLDVVPAPEVVDGTVQLQITNIDYSKYIGRMAMGRVTRGSLKVNQPISLVRRDGSIDKTRIKTLYVFDGLGKKETDSVECGDLCTVAGMEKFDIGDTIADAENPEGLAPISIDEPTMSMLFTINDSPFFGKEGKYVTSRHIRERLFKETEKNLALKIEETESPDAYMVYGRGVMHLSVLIETMRREGYELQVGKPRVIIKEIEGKKHEPVELLSIDVPENFSGKVIELVSQRKGDMTIMEPKGDLMHLEFNIPSRGIIGLRTMILNGTAGEAVMTHRFLDYEPWKGEIEGRSKGAFIAMENGTSIPYSMDKLQDRGKFFIPTGVDVYEGQVIGEHSRENDLVINITKTKKLTNMRSSGADDKVKLPPPVVFSLEQAMEYIGEDEYVEVTPENIRMRKIFLKEHDRKRMAKKD